The following are from one region of the Vibrio parahaemolyticus genome:
- a CDS encoding L,D-transpeptidase family protein, with protein MSIKWCALILCGLVTFSTYAAVDLVKVDKSKRRMYLMEDGIILKEYRIALGANPKGHKQEEGDNRTPEGSYTLDYVIEDSAFYRSVHISYPDAIDTLEAHRRGVSPGGNIKIHGLKNGETQDPSFIQSFDWTNGCIALTNEEMDEFIQLVTMGTPVTIEW; from the coding sequence ATGTCGATAAAATGGTGTGCTTTAATTCTGTGTGGATTGGTTACGTTCAGTACGTACGCGGCTGTCGATCTGGTTAAAGTTGATAAATCGAAACGCAGAATGTACTTGATGGAAGATGGCATCATACTAAAAGAATATCGTATTGCATTGGGTGCTAACCCTAAAGGTCATAAGCAAGAAGAAGGCGACAACCGAACGCCAGAAGGCAGTTACACGCTCGATTACGTGATTGAGGATTCTGCCTTTTATCGCTCGGTGCACATTAGCTATCCTGATGCTATTGACACGTTAGAGGCGCACCGGAGAGGTGTCTCCCCGGGTGGGAACATTAAAATTCATGGTTTAAAGAATGGTGAGACGCAAGATCCTAGCTTTATTCAGAGTTTTGATTGGACCAACGGGTGTATTGCGCTCACCAATGAAGAAATGGATGAATTCATCCAGCTTGTCACCATGGGAACACCGGTCACGATCGAGTGGTAG
- a CDS encoding YibL family ribosome-associated protein codes for MSIKTDIQKLHNRVDTCQRKLDAARSRGDHEMISKFTDEVEDLTKKLNQLKHKQTYELNKERKSLLDMPFSREITKAEQADIGKLKKRVRGLVIVHPMTKMGKELRLDVMTGFAPKEF; via the coding sequence ATGAGCATTAAAACTGATATTCAAAAGCTGCATAACCGCGTAGATACCTGCCAACGTAAGCTGGATGCAGCACGTTCTCGTGGTGATCACGAAATGATTTCTAAATTCACGGATGAAGTTGAAGATCTAACAAAGAAGCTTAACCAACTTAAGCACAAACAAACATACGAACTAAATAAAGAACGTAAAAGCCTGTTAGATATGCCATTCTCTCGTGAAATCACTAAAGCAGAACAGGCAGACATCGGTAAACTGAAGAAACGCGTACGCGGCCTGGTTATCGTTCACCCTATGACTAAAATGGGTAAAGAACTACGCCTAGACGTGATGACTGGCTTCGCACCGAAAGAGTTCTAA
- a CDS encoding 2-hydroxyacid dehydrogenase: MINIAFFSAKSYDEASFDKIKNNRDFEFHYHDFRLTEKTAKMAHGCDVVCAFVNDDLSAPVLKQLSLGGTKLIAMRCAGFDKVDQQAAKELGLQVVRVPAYSPEAVAEHTVGLMMCLNRRLHKAYQRTRDANFSLEGLVGFNFFGKTVGVIGTGKIGIATMRIFKGLGMELLCYDPYENPLALEMGARYCSLEEIYANADVISLHCPMSEENYHLLNENAFAQMKDGVMIINTSRGELLDSVAAIEALKQGKIGALGLDVYDNEKDLFFQDKSNDVIVDDVFRRLSACHNVLFTGHQAFLTHEALNNIASVTLNNVEAFFSGQVSGNELIN; the protein is encoded by the coding sequence ATGATTAACATTGCTTTTTTTAGTGCAAAATCCTATGACGAAGCCTCTTTTGATAAAATTAAGAACAATCGCGACTTCGAATTTCACTATCACGACTTTCGACTCACCGAAAAAACCGCAAAAATGGCGCACGGTTGTGACGTGGTGTGCGCTTTCGTCAATGATGATCTTTCTGCTCCCGTTCTAAAACAACTTTCTTTGGGCGGAACAAAACTCATTGCGATGCGTTGTGCTGGCTTCGATAAAGTAGATCAACAAGCGGCTAAAGAGCTTGGCCTTCAAGTTGTGCGAGTGCCTGCATACTCTCCCGAAGCGGTCGCCGAGCATACCGTCGGTTTGATGATGTGTTTGAATCGTCGTCTCCACAAAGCGTATCAACGCACCCGTGATGCCAACTTCTCTTTAGAAGGATTAGTTGGCTTCAACTTTTTCGGCAAAACCGTTGGCGTTATCGGCACAGGCAAGATTGGTATCGCCACGATGCGAATCTTTAAAGGCTTAGGGATGGAACTGCTTTGCTACGACCCTTACGAAAATCCTCTGGCTTTAGAAATGGGTGCACGATACTGCTCTCTTGAAGAGATTTACGCCAATGCAGATGTTATCTCTCTTCACTGTCCAATGAGCGAAGAAAACTACCACCTATTGAACGAAAACGCTTTTGCTCAAATGAAAGATGGCGTGATGATCATCAATACAAGCCGCGGTGAGTTACTCGACTCTGTCGCCGCTATCGAAGCACTTAAACAGGGTAAGATTGGCGCTCTCGGTTTAGATGTGTACGACAACGAAAAGGACTTGTTCTTCCAAGATAAATCCAACGACGTTATCGTGGATGATGTTTTCCGCCGCTTATCGGCATGCCACAACGTTCTGTTCACTGGCCATCAAGCTTTCTTAACTCACGAAGCGCTGAATAACATAGCATCTGTGACATTGAACAACGTAGAAGCCTTCTTCTCCGGCCAAGTTTCAGGGAATGAACTAATCAACTAA
- a CDS encoding TldD/PmbA family protein, producing the protein MLNSVTAKAVIDHALFLGADFAELFVEHHQTNTVQIASGEVDNVNSGIDFGIGIRLFFGHKVLYGYTNSTDETELKRVTSLLAAKDKREQIASAGSLNLNRYPIQHGCSMPLSKDANLDSKIAFLLKVDQAARAESEYISQFIGSVLQREQQVSIFNSEGLHVDDTRHYIRVAGNTVAQKGNEQSSGMEGPGALAGWEFSEQIDAKELGQTIAQQALVKLGADACPSGEMPVVIGNGFGGVIFHEACGHLLETTSVAKKASVFHDKMGEMIAHTAVNAVDDGTMTNEWGSIHVDDEGLPTQRTQLIKDGKLTSFMVDKMGGMKTGYEPTGSGRRQNYKFAPTSRMRNTFIEEGEHSLDDMLAGIERGIYAKKMGGGSVQPGTGEFNFAVREAYLIENGKITKPLKAATLISTGPKVLKEISMVGKDMALAPGMCGSVSGSVPTTVGQPTLKVDNILVGGGN; encoded by the coding sequence ATGCTTAATTCTGTAACAGCGAAGGCAGTGATCGATCATGCTCTCTTTTTAGGAGCTGATTTCGCTGAGCTATTCGTTGAACATCACCAAACCAACACCGTCCAGATCGCATCTGGTGAGGTGGATAATGTAAATTCAGGTATCGATTTTGGTATCGGTATTCGCCTCTTCTTCGGTCACAAAGTGCTTTACGGTTACACCAACAGCACGGACGAAACCGAACTAAAACGCGTGACATCACTGCTTGCAGCGAAAGACAAGCGTGAGCAAATCGCGTCAGCGGGTTCTTTGAATTTGAACCGATACCCAATCCAACATGGTTGCAGCATGCCGCTAAGTAAGGATGCTAACCTAGATTCAAAAATCGCATTTCTATTGAAAGTTGACCAAGCTGCGCGTGCAGAAAGTGAATACATCAGCCAGTTCATTGGTAGTGTGCTTCAGCGCGAGCAGCAAGTGTCTATCTTCAACTCAGAAGGTTTGCATGTAGACGATACGCGTCACTACATTCGTGTTGCGGGTAACACAGTTGCCCAGAAAGGCAATGAGCAATCTTCTGGCATGGAAGGCCCGGGGGCACTTGCTGGTTGGGAATTCAGTGAGCAGATCGATGCGAAAGAGCTGGGTCAAACTATCGCGCAGCAAGCGCTGGTGAAATTGGGCGCGGATGCTTGTCCATCGGGTGAAATGCCTGTGGTAATTGGTAACGGCTTTGGCGGCGTTATCTTCCACGAAGCGTGTGGCCACCTGCTAGAAACCACTTCGGTTGCGAAGAAGGCGTCGGTATTCCACGACAAAATGGGTGAGATGATCGCTCATACTGCAGTAAACGCAGTAGATGACGGCACGATGACCAACGAATGGGGCTCAATCCACGTTGATGACGAAGGTTTGCCAACGCAGCGTACCCAACTGATCAAAGACGGTAAGCTAACTAGCTTTATGGTCGACAAAATGGGCGGCATGAAGACAGGTTACGAGCCAACAGGCTCTGGTCGTCGTCAGAACTACAAGTTTGCACCAACCTCACGCATGCGCAATACCTTTATCGAAGAAGGCGAGCATTCACTCGATGATATGCTTGCGGGAATCGAACGCGGTATTTACGCCAAGAAGATGGGTGGTGGCTCCGTTCAACCTGGGACGGGCGAATTTAACTTCGCTGTTCGTGAAGCGTATTTGATTGAAAATGGCAAAATTACCAAGCCTTTGAAAGCGGCGACACTGATCAGCACTGGTCCTAAAGTATTGAAAGAAATCAGTATGGTCGGTAAGGACATGGCACTTGCTCCAGGTATGTGTGGTTCAGTGAGTGGCTCAGTACCTACAACAGTCGGCCAACCAACCCTTAAAGTGGACAATATTCTGGTAGGAGGCGGTAACTAA
- a CDS encoding DUF3087 domain-containing protein: protein MEIKQINKDIYKKKVNFVIGGFVALLAISSLAFSTLLIVLFGNTEVVPEQSTGNFYWNLIGVVLAVATSLSLLNQIKTRPYMEEVLYVWKLKQLHNKIFRKLKSIKAAASNDDVKALTTLKFYYTTQRQVFELDNNTLTMSSVNKELEAIDQIEVDKSLHLDIASFEEGWVDTY, encoded by the coding sequence ATGGAAATCAAACAGATAAATAAAGACATTTATAAAAAGAAAGTAAACTTTGTGATTGGCGGTTTTGTTGCGTTGCTCGCCATCTCCTCTCTTGCCTTTAGTACCTTGCTGATTGTTTTGTTTGGCAACACTGAAGTCGTACCAGAACAATCAACGGGCAATTTCTATTGGAATTTGATTGGTGTCGTTCTAGCAGTTGCAACTTCCCTCTCTTTATTGAATCAAATTAAAACTCGACCATACATGGAAGAGGTGCTGTACGTTTGGAAACTCAAGCAACTGCACAACAAAATCTTTCGTAAACTAAAAAGCATTAAAGCAGCCGCGAGCAATGACGATGTAAAAGCGCTCACTACACTTAAGTTCTATTACACCACGCAACGCCAAGTGTTTGAGCTAGACAACAACACATTGACGATGAGTAGTGTAAATAAAGAACTAGAGGCAATAGATCAAATCGAAGTCGACAAATCACTGCACCTTGATATTGCAAGCTTTGAAGAGGGGTGGGTAGACACATACTGA
- a CDS encoding L-lactate dehydrogenase produces MKIGVIGAGAVGVGVCNYLLTLGSVSELVLLDQNLERAEGEVFDFRHTAALTFSKNTRIIPSDDYLDLLGADIVVITAGAQIQQGQTRLDIAEINAKIGVEIASKIERVAPKAVLIVVSNPCDIVAHFITTNTGFEPNKVISSGCVIDTARLMSIVANRVDLDPKNIFGYVLGEHGSHCFTPKSLISIAGQPADYYCDTHNIERIDADELLEAVKQAGYEIFRRKHNTVHGIAASVFRIIQAIKINERSVLPVGTMMSGQYGVSGVVLSLPTVIGKKGAESVLTHPFTEEELETLHSISMNLRSIVENVAQSTGLKC; encoded by the coding sequence ATGAAAATTGGTGTGATTGGCGCTGGCGCCGTTGGAGTTGGTGTTTGCAATTATTTGCTCACGCTAGGCAGCGTCAGTGAACTTGTTCTGTTAGACCAAAACTTAGAAAGAGCTGAAGGGGAAGTCTTCGATTTTCGTCACACAGCGGCGTTAACCTTTTCCAAAAATACCCGCATTATTCCCTCAGATGATTACCTCGATTTGTTAGGTGCCGATATTGTTGTGATAACGGCAGGTGCGCAAATTCAACAAGGACAAACACGTTTAGATATCGCGGAAATCAACGCGAAGATTGGCGTCGAGATCGCTAGCAAAATAGAGCGTGTTGCGCCAAAGGCGGTTTTGATTGTCGTGTCCAACCCTTGTGACATTGTTGCTCATTTTATTACTACCAATACGGGCTTTGAGCCAAACAAAGTGATAAGCAGCGGGTGTGTTATCGATACAGCTCGCTTGATGAGTATTGTTGCTAACCGTGTGGATCTCGACCCTAAAAACATATTTGGTTATGTGCTGGGAGAGCACGGAAGCCACTGTTTCACACCAAAGAGTCTGATCTCTATTGCTGGCCAGCCTGCGGATTATTATTGCGATACGCACAATATCGAGAGAATCGATGCTGATGAGTTGCTCGAAGCGGTTAAGCAAGCGGGTTACGAAATATTTCGTCGCAAACATAATACGGTGCATGGTATTGCAGCCAGCGTATTTCGAATCATTCAAGCCATCAAAATCAATGAGCGCTCTGTGTTGCCAGTTGGCACGATGATGTCGGGTCAATATGGTGTGAGTGGCGTCGTGCTAAGTCTACCGACGGTGATCGGGAAAAAAGGTGCAGAGTCGGTTCTTACTCACCCGTTTACAGAAGAGGAGCTTGAAACATTACACTCTATCAGTATGAACTTGAGATCCATTGTTGAGAATGTCGCGCAATCGACAGGTTTGAAGTGCTGA
- a CDS encoding glycerophosphodiester phosphodiesterase family protein, protein METLLIGHRGVAGSFPENTKVSVQAAIDLGLKWVEVDVQPTKDNVLVVCHDHTLNRCSNGKGRVDAHTLKELRQLDFGGWFSEDFAGETIMTLEELLSLATERGLNLNIEVKVDRHPADEVAQTLAKVLTESSMPRENLLLSSFSHDVIRALYQHCEGYRLGVLSEFFTKKDGLLLDEVKAYSCNLNINWVRSRQIIKLQEAGYKVMCYTVNNPNKLKHLPQLDGIFSDHPKRFMQ, encoded by the coding sequence ATGGAAACTCTGTTAATTGGTCACCGCGGCGTTGCCGGCTCGTTCCCAGAAAATACAAAAGTCAGCGTTCAAGCTGCAATTGATCTCGGCCTAAAATGGGTAGAAGTAGATGTTCAGCCAACAAAAGATAACGTACTTGTGGTTTGCCACGATCATACGTTAAATCGATGCAGCAATGGCAAAGGACGAGTTGATGCGCATACGTTGAAAGAACTAAGACAATTAGATTTCGGTGGCTGGTTCAGCGAAGATTTTGCTGGCGAAACTATCATGACTCTTGAGGAGCTATTGAGCTTGGCTACTGAGCGAGGTCTAAATCTGAATATTGAAGTTAAAGTAGACCGCCATCCAGCGGATGAAGTCGCACAAACGCTTGCAAAAGTGCTTACCGAAAGTTCAATGCCTAGAGAGAACCTTTTACTCTCAAGCTTTAGTCATGATGTCATCAGAGCACTTTACCAGCATTGCGAAGGTTATCGTTTGGGTGTTTTAAGTGAGTTTTTTACAAAAAAGGACGGGCTATTGTTAGATGAAGTGAAAGCGTACAGCTGTAACCTAAATATTAACTGGGTTCGTTCGCGTCAGATCATTAAGCTGCAAGAAGCGGGCTATAAGGTCATGTGTTACACGGTCAACAACCCGAATAAGCTCAAGCACCTTCCGCAATTAGATGGCATTTTTAGTGACCATCCAAAACGTTTTATGCAGTAA
- a CDS encoding response regulator transcription factor, with translation MSRVLIVDDDVPLCELLEVVLQDEGYTVSSVHCGESALQYMEKTPVDLVLLDVMLPNLNGMQVARRICQRFATPILMLTALNDENSMLDGYQAGADQYIGKPFNVAELLMRIKAILRRVGLERQRQTICNTAQSISDQLTSLPLTSTEAELLSHLVKNQGVVISKAELQTEVLKKELSPFDRNLDMHISNIRRKLVEAGLSKQHIKTFRGKGYSYLESVGA, from the coding sequence ATGTCTCGAGTTCTGATTGTTGATGATGACGTTCCTTTGTGTGAGCTTTTAGAAGTAGTTTTGCAAGATGAAGGATATACCGTCTCTTCTGTGCATTGTGGTGAAAGCGCGCTGCAGTACATGGAGAAAACGCCAGTCGATTTAGTGTTGCTCGATGTGATGTTGCCAAACTTAAATGGGATGCAAGTTGCTCGTCGTATTTGCCAACGATTTGCTACGCCAATTCTGATGCTTACAGCATTGAACGATGAAAACTCGATGCTGGATGGCTATCAAGCGGGGGCCGATCAATACATCGGTAAGCCATTCAACGTCGCTGAGTTGCTAATGCGTATCAAAGCGATCTTGCGTCGAGTGGGCTTGGAGCGTCAACGCCAAACCATTTGTAATACCGCCCAGAGTATCAGTGATCAGCTAACCAGCTTACCGTTGACCAGCACAGAAGCGGAGCTTTTGAGCCATTTGGTTAAGAATCAAGGCGTGGTGATCTCCAAAGCTGAGCTACAGACAGAAGTGTTGAAAAAAGAACTCAGCCCGTTTGATCGCAACCTAGATATGCACATCAGTAACATTCGCCGCAAATTGGTTGAAGCGGGCTTATCTAAACAGCACATCAAAACGTTTCGAGGCAAAGGCTACAGTTATTTAGAATCTGTGGGCGCGTGA
- a CDS encoding sensor histidine kinase, with protein MKLVCPSYIAKRKDSLAFKLFSYMTAIVISILLVQALAEQALVKAMLKVPNSVKMEMLDLAHQANVLIEHGDMDELADWANAQQFYLFVLNEQLQPVTHRLMHPHFEFKLQFKRSIDDQLEDKVNRPIISIPLVQQHNLVIQLPHRLHPANDFILYFSIIKVVIAAVILALFSLLMARNLQQPLDRLREASKKLSNGDFNVSVVQELKSNTREFNELAQDFDHMTKEIHSLAEKQRLLIRDVSHELRTPLARQNLVLHLLRKRVGESEQELVTRLEDEAKELNHLISDILEFSRLENARYDKETKRSDLEVLLAPQVERCKIDLRESQSIVFISRVTEPRAYCEDTLVVRCLNNLVGNAIKYAGEDARIEVTLTNQEINGQAYLVMSVSDDGPGIPENKLSDIFNPFTRLDASRDKKLGGYGLGLAIVKESMRMMGGSVNAENRSQGGLTVSLVFRQ; from the coding sequence ATGAAGCTGGTGTGTCCATCCTACATAGCAAAACGCAAAGACAGCCTTGCGTTTAAGCTTTTCAGTTACATGACCGCGATAGTCATCAGCATTTTGCTGGTGCAAGCGTTAGCGGAACAAGCCTTGGTGAAAGCTATGTTGAAAGTTCCAAATAGCGTCAAAATGGAAATGTTGGATCTTGCTCACCAAGCCAACGTGCTGATTGAACATGGCGACATGGATGAGTTGGCTGATTGGGCGAACGCGCAGCAGTTCTATTTGTTTGTACTGAACGAGCAACTTCAACCAGTGACGCATCGTCTCATGCATCCACATTTTGAATTTAAGCTCCAATTCAAACGCAGCATTGATGATCAATTGGAAGACAAAGTGAATCGACCAATCATCAGCATTCCATTGGTTCAGCAGCACAACTTAGTCATTCAACTGCCGCATCGCTTACATCCTGCGAATGACTTCATACTGTACTTTTCCATTATCAAAGTGGTAATTGCCGCCGTGATTTTGGCTTTGTTCTCGCTTTTAATGGCACGCAACTTACAGCAACCGTTGGACAGACTCAGAGAGGCGAGCAAGAAGCTTTCTAACGGCGATTTTAATGTCAGTGTTGTGCAGGAGCTAAAGTCCAACACGCGAGAATTTAATGAACTCGCGCAAGATTTTGACCACATGACGAAAGAGATTCACTCGCTAGCGGAGAAGCAACGTCTTTTGATTCGCGATGTGTCCCATGAACTAAGAACGCCTCTTGCTAGACAGAACTTGGTTTTGCACCTATTGCGTAAAAGAGTTGGTGAAAGCGAACAAGAACTAGTGACGCGGTTGGAAGACGAAGCCAAAGAGCTGAATCATCTAATCAGTGACATTTTGGAATTTAGTCGCCTTGAGAATGCTCGCTACGACAAAGAGACCAAGCGTAGTGATCTTGAAGTGCTACTAGCCCCACAAGTTGAGCGTTGCAAAATCGATTTGAGGGAATCACAGAGCATTGTATTTATTTCTCGTGTGACCGAGCCGAGAGCTTACTGTGAAGATACTCTCGTGGTGCGTTGTCTGAATAATCTAGTTGGCAACGCTATCAAATACGCGGGTGAAGATGCTCGGATCGAAGTGACTCTGACTAATCAAGAAATCAATGGGCAGGCTTATCTGGTTATGTCTGTCTCTGACGATGGGCCTGGCATCCCAGAGAACAAGTTATCCGATATCTTTAACCCGTTTACCCGCTTGGATGCCTCGCGAGACAAAAAGCTTGGTGGATACGGCCTTGGACTGGCGATCGTTAAGGAATCGATGCGAATGATGGGTGGTTCCGTCAATGCAGAGAATCGTTCTCAAGGTGGTTTAACCGTGAGTTTGGTGTTCAGACAATAA
- a CDS encoding TldD/PmbA family protein, with protein MSQEQQLLNAVDYVLSEAKRQGAEADVIVNRNSSFSLKANQGKLDEYKVSSSQVLGVRVIKDARVATSYSESLEQPSLDLMLTNALQSARFSKQDEHQTISCVNSKITTDVAEIAQADTTSVDEKIELSLALEQGVVALPHASSSPYNGYSDGETQLIIANTQGTLCQHFERSFTCYAYTLFEKDGKQSMAGRMSLGRRFDELNPTYCIEGGYNLARDLLDGAPVATGNYPAIFHINALSSLFGAFGSAFSGVSAMKGISPLGDKLGQSVASELLTFTDAAYMPNGMAIAGFDSEGFATQDNVLIANGQLNTLLHNSQTASYLGAVSTASASRSAKSSLDVSANHKVIATGNSSASEIKAGEYLELVELQGVHSGADAVSGDFSFGASGFLCRDGQRVQPVRGITVAGNFYKMLQEVEAVGDTQLINDSRTFFAPDVRFARLCIGGK; from the coding sequence ATGAGCCAAGAACAACAACTTCTTAACGCGGTTGATTATGTCCTGTCAGAAGCCAAACGCCAAGGTGCGGAAGCGGACGTGATTGTGAACCGTAACAGCAGCTTTTCGCTGAAAGCAAACCAAGGCAAGCTGGATGAGTACAAAGTCAGCTCAAGCCAAGTGCTGGGTGTTCGAGTCATTAAAGATGCCCGTGTCGCGACCAGTTATTCTGAATCACTAGAGCAACCAAGTTTAGATTTGATGCTCACCAACGCGCTGCAAAGTGCTCGTTTTTCTAAGCAAGATGAACATCAAACCATCAGCTGCGTAAACAGCAAAATCACCACTGATGTTGCAGAAATTGCGCAAGCCGATACCACATCGGTCGATGAGAAAATTGAACTGTCCCTCGCGCTTGAGCAAGGTGTTGTGGCTCTGCCTCACGCTTCAAGCTCACCATACAATGGTTACAGTGACGGTGAAACTCAGCTCATCATCGCGAATACTCAGGGTACGTTATGTCAACACTTCGAGCGATCGTTCACTTGTTACGCGTATACCTTATTTGAAAAAGATGGCAAACAGTCGATGGCAGGTAGAATGTCGCTAGGTCGCCGTTTTGATGAGTTGAATCCAACTTATTGCATTGAAGGCGGTTACAACCTTGCTCGCGACCTCCTTGATGGCGCACCAGTTGCGACAGGTAACTATCCAGCCATCTTCCACATCAATGCGCTAAGCAGCCTGTTTGGTGCATTTGGCAGTGCGTTTTCTGGTGTGAGTGCGATGAAAGGCATCTCGCCACTGGGTGACAAGCTTGGTCAAAGCGTAGCAAGTGAACTTCTCACCTTTACCGATGCGGCATATATGCCAAATGGTATGGCTATCGCAGGGTTTGATAGTGAAGGTTTTGCCACTCAAGACAATGTGTTGATCGCCAATGGCCAACTGAATACGCTATTGCACAATAGCCAAACAGCGAGTTATTTAGGTGCAGTGTCGACGGCAAGTGCATCTCGCAGTGCGAAATCGAGCCTAGACGTATCGGCAAATCATAAAGTGATTGCGACAGGCAACAGCAGTGCGTCAGAAATCAAAGCAGGTGAATACCTAGAATTAGTGGAACTGCAAGGGGTTCACTCTGGTGCAGATGCTGTCAGTGGTGATTTCTCATTTGGTGCGAGTGGTTTCTTGTGTCGTGATGGTCAACGTGTTCAACCTGTGCGCGGAATTACAGTTGCAGGTAACTTCTATAAGATGCTGCAAGAAGTAGAAGCTGTGGGTGATACGCAGCTTATTAATGATAGCCGCACTTTCTTCGCGCCAGATGTGCGTTTTGCTCGATTGTGTATTGGCGGTAAATAA
- the trmY gene encoding tRNA (pseudouridine(54)-N(1))-methyltransferase TrmY, whose product MRSFVLRARAAPTTSKALLEGVGNEAHTEILAHTMMNTMFVAQSHREDVVVHLVLESTKDYSRTITIRSNDITNIGGFHESTLIAAVARALDASVGMGKEQLREVEQGITVRTVSFERLVQELAEDHQLYMLDKKGEFVRDAEIGENPCFLLTDHIPMPKKSFNSLKRLGTEKISLGPKMLFASQCVVLIHNELDIREF is encoded by the coding sequence ATGCGCTCTTTTGTTTTACGAGCTCGCGCGGCGCCAACCACCAGCAAAGCACTATTAGAAGGTGTTGGTAACGAGGCGCATACCGAGATCCTTGCTCATACCATGATGAACACCATGTTCGTGGCACAATCTCACCGTGAAGATGTGGTTGTCCATTTGGTATTAGAGAGCACGAAGGATTACTCGCGCACGATTACCATTCGTTCAAACGACATTACCAATATTGGTGGTTTTCACGAGTCAACGTTGATCGCTGCCGTTGCCCGTGCGTTGGACGCATCTGTTGGTATGGGTAAAGAGCAGCTTCGTGAAGTTGAGCAGGGTATTACGGTTCGTACAGTGAGCTTCGAACGCTTGGTTCAAGAACTGGCGGAAGACCACCAACTTTATATGTTGGACAAGAAAGGCGAATTTGTTCGTGATGCAGAAATTGGTGAAAACCCATGCTTCTTGCTAACCGACCACATTCCGATGCCGAAGAAGTCGTTCAACAGCTTGAAGCGCCTAGGTACTGAGAAAATCAGCCTTGGACCTAAGATGCTGTTTGCTTCTCAGTGTGTAGTATTGATCCACAACGAACTGGATATCCGCGAATTCTAG